A window of Mangifera indica cultivar Alphonso chromosome 11, CATAS_Mindica_2.1, whole genome shotgun sequence contains these coding sequences:
- the LOC123228849 gene encoding serine/arginine-rich splicing factor SC35-like isoform X2, with protein MSHFGKSGPPDIRDTYSLLVLNITFRTTADDLFPLFDKYGKVVDVFIPRDRRTGDSRGFAFVRYKYADEAQKAVDKLDGRVVDGREIMVQFAKYGPNAERIHKGRIVETSSKAAGRSGSRSPRPRYRDEYRDRDKDYRKRSLSRSRDRYDRDRYSERERDHRCRSMSRSSSPDHRRHSGRGRYNEERRSRSRSYGSASPSRHNPDSKRAPFQHKTQRDESPVGHNPKEHSPALKTVSPHGRRSVSPSPSLQRTNGHEA; from the exons ATGTCGCATTTTGGGAAATCAGGACCTCCAGACATCAGAGACACTTACTCACTCCTCGTCCTTAATATCACTTTCC GCACCACCGCGGATGACCTCTTTCCTCTCTTCGACAAGTACGGGAAGGTCGTCGACGTCTTCATTCCCCGGGACCGAAG GACTGGTGACTCGAGAGGTTTTGCTTTCGTTCGGTACAAGTATGCGGACGAGGCTCAAAAGGCTGTGGACAAGCTTGATG GGAGAGTTGTGGATGGAAGAGAAATTATGGTTCAATTCGCCAAGTACGGTCCAAATGCCGAGCGAAT tCATAAAGGGAGGATAGTTGAGACATCTTCAAAAGCAGCAGGCCGGTCAGGAAGCCGCAGTCCTCGTCCAAG gtATAGGGATGAATATAGGGACAGGGACAAAGATTATAGGAAGAGAAGCCTTAGTAGAAGCAGGGATAGATATGATCGTGACAGATACAGTGAGAGGGAAAGAGATCATCGCTGCCGAAGCATGAGCCGCAGCTCTAGTCCTGATCATCGAAGGCATTCTGGGAGAGGCAGATATAATGAAGAGAGACGCAGTCGAAGCCGATCTTATGGAAG TGCCTCCCCTAGTCGGCATAATCCTGATTCTAAGAGGGCCCCTTTTCAACATAAGACTCAGAGAGATGAAAGTCCTGTTGGACACAACCCTAAAGAACACTCCCCTGCTCTGAAAACTGTGTCACCACATGGTCGGCGCTCTGTTTCTCCAAGTCCATCTCTGCAGAGAACCAATGGTCAT GAAGCATGA
- the LOC123228848 gene encoding MDIS1-interacting receptor like kinase 2-like: MDKLSFEKLLTSLFLVQLLCFVASASSVEEANALLKWKASFENQTKSRLTSWTLLSPSATNSKPLTTPCAWLGISCNLVGSVIKINLTSFGLNGTLYEFSASFFPNLEYVDLAVNSLSGVIPSQIGNLSKLIYLDLSFNQFSGQIPPEIGLLTNLQILHLVENQLNDSIPSEIGQCRSLNELALSSNSLDGQIPASLGNLNNLVRLYLFNNSLSGFIPVEMGNLTNLVELYMDTNRLTGLIPSSFGNFTKLIVLHAFHNQLSGPIPEELGNLKCLEHLSLHTNNLFGSIPASLGGLMNLTYLHLYENQLSGLIPTELGNLKSLTDLELNVNQLNGSLPPSFGNLINLEMLYLRQNQLSGSIPLEMGNLMKLSVLQLDTNQFTGPLPNICQGGSLANFTASNNNLTGNIPKSLKNCTSLVRVRLQVNQLTGDLAAEFGIYPKLSFIDISHNKFHGEISSKWGSCPNLSSLLVARNNITGTIPPEIGNAAQLQSLDLSSNSLVGEIPKTLRKLTFLTKVNLSDNQLSGVIPQEIGLLVNLESLDLSSNKLSQAMPEDLGNLLKLHYLNLSNNKFSKEIPIQFEKLFHLSQLDLSHNSLGGEIPSQISHLQSLELLNLSHNSLTGSIPNSFEEMRGLLYGDVSYNQLKGPIPESKAFQDADMLQGNKGLCGNVQGFPPCTSPVTYKHKNGKVKKLVFSIIFPLLLVLLFALGVYLIFQKRRKNKSAEQSSEEDGELFLVPIVDGRILYKEIMDSTKAFDARYCIGKGGYSSVYKAMLPSGSIVAVKKLHPLPNVEITHQKEFLNEVKTLTEIRHRNIVKLYGFCSNKQHSFLVYEYLERGSLATILSKEETTKELNWFKRVNIVRDVAHALSYMHNNCSIPIVHRDISSNNILLDKEYVAHVSDFGTAKLLKRDSSNWTELVGTYGYIAPELAYTMEVTEKCDVYSFGVIAIEVIKGKHPGDIISALLSHLTSESMLVKDILDQRLPLPPPEVEEQVMTIVKLATACLHVNPRSRPSMHMISQTLDQF, encoded by the exons aTGGACAAATTAAGCTTTGAAAAACTACTTACCTCCCTCTTCCTTGTCCAATTGTTGTGTTTTGTTGCTTCTGCCTCTTCAGTAGAAGAGGCAAACGCTCTCCTAAAATGGAAAGCTAGCTttgaaaaccaaacaaaatctCGGTTAACTTCATGGACTCTGCTTTCTCCTAGTGCCACCAACTCTAAGCCACTCACAACCCCATGTGCTTGGCTTggaatttcatgcaatttagtTGGAAGCgtcatcaaaataaaccttACTAGTTTCGGTTTAAATGGTACGTTGTATGAGTTTTCAGCTTCCTTTTTCCCAAATCTTGAATATGTTGATCTCGCAGTAAATTCACTCTCTGGTGTTATTCCATCTCAAATTGGTAACCTGTCAAAGCTCATTTATCTTGATCTATCCTTTAATCAATTCTCTGGACAAATCCCACCTGAAATTGGTCTCCTGACAAATCTTCAGATCCTGCACCTTGTTGAAAACCAATTGAATGACTCAATTCCATCTGAAATTGGTCAGTGTCGATCTCTTAATGAACTTGCCTTGTCTAGCAACAGTCTAGACGGTCAAATTCCTGCTTCTCTGGGTAATCTGAACAACTTGGTGAGGTTATATCTCTTCAATAATTCGCTTTCAGGTTTCATTCCTGTAGAAATGGGAAATTTAACCAATTTGGTGGAACTTTACATGGATACCAACCGTCTTACAGGCCTCATTCCTTCCAGTTTTGGAAATTTTACAAAGCTTATTGTGTTGCATGCCTTTCACAATCAACTTTCTGGTCCCATTCCTGAAGAATTAGGAAATTTGAAGTGTCTTGAACATCTAAGCCTTCATACCAACAACCTTTTTGGCTCTATTCCAGCATCATTGGGTGGCCTCATGAACCTCACCTACCTTCATCTCTATGAAAATCAGCTTTCTGGTCTCATTCCTACAGAGCTTGGAAACTTGAAATCTCTCACAGATCTAGAGTTGAATGTAAACCAATTGAATGGTTCGCTTCCTCCTTCATTTggcaatttgattaatttagaaATGTTATATCTTCGTCAAAACCAACTTTCTGGATCCATTCCTCTAGAAATGGGAAATCTCATGAAATTGTCAGTATTGCAACTAGACACAAACCAGTTTACTGGTCCTCTGCCTAACATTTGCCAAGGTGGTTCACTTGCAAACTTCACTGCAAGCAACAATAATCTCACAGGTAACATCCCTAAAAGCTTGAAAAACTGCACAAGCTTGGTAAGAGTCCGTCTTCAAGTCAACCAACTCACTGGAGATTTAGCAGCAGAGTTCGGTATCTACCCAAAGTTGAGCTTCATAGACATAAGCCATAACAAATTCCATGGTGAAATATCATCAAAATGGGGAAGTTGTCCAAATTTAAGTTCCTTACTCGTGGCAAGGAATAATATAACTGGAACCATACCACCAGAGATTGGAAATGCAGCTCAACTACAATCACTTGATCTTTCTTCCAACAGTTTAGTTGGGGAGATTCCAAAGACTTTGAGAAAGTTGACTTTTCTTACGAAGGTCAACTTAAGTGACAATCAACTTTCCGGTGTTATACCTCAAGAAATTGGGCTACTAGTTAATCTTGAGTCTTTGGACCTGTCCTCAAACAAATTGAGTCAGGCAATGCCGGAAGATCTAGGAAACTTGCTCAAGCTGCACTACCTGAATTTGAGCAATAACAAATTTAGCAAAGAAATTCCAATTCAGTTTGAGAAGTTATTTCACTTGTCTCAGTTagatttgagtcataattctCTTGGAGGAGAGATACCATCGCAAATAAGCCATTTGCAGAGCCTGGAGCTCCTAAATCTCTCCCATAATTCTCTTACTGGTTCCATTCCGAACAGTTTTGAGGAAATGAGGGGTTTGTTGTATGGTGACGTATCCTACAATCAGTTGAAGGGCCCTATTCCTGAGAGCAAAGCATTTCAAGATGCTGATATGTTACAAGGGAACAAGGGATTGTGCGGTAATGTTCAGGGATTCCCACCATGCACATCTCCTGTCACTTACAAACATAAAAATGGAAAGGTCAAAAAATTGgtgttttcaattatattcCCTCTTTTGTTAGTTCTTCTGTTTGCACTCGgggtttacttaatttttcagaaaagaaggaaaaacaaatCAGCTGAACAAAGCAGTGAGGAGGATGGCGAGCTTTTCTTGGTGCCAATTGTTGATGGAAGAATTTTGTACAAAGAAATCATGGATTCAACCAAAGCTTTTGATGCTAGGTACTGTATTGGGAAAGGAGGATACAGTAGCGTTTATAAGGCCATGCTGCCATCAGGTAGCATAGTAGCTGTTAAAAAACTCCACCCGTTACCAAATGTTGAAATAACACATCAAAAGGAGTTTTTGAATGAGGTCAAGACTTTAACGGAGATACGACACCGAAACATTGTGAAGTTGTACGGCTTTTGCTCAAACAAGCAGCActcttttttagtttatgagTATCTTGAAAGGGGTAGTTTGGCCACAATCTTGAGCAAAGAAGAAACCActaaagaattgaattggttcaaGAGGGTGAATATCGTCAGGGATGTGGCTCATGCGCTGTCTTACATGCATAATAATTGCTCTATTCCAATTGTTCATCGAGACATATCAAGCAACAACATTTTGCTTGACAAGGAATATGTGGCTCATGTTTCAGATTTTGGCACTGCTAAGCTGTTGAAGAGAGACTCATCCAATTGGACCGAACTTGTTGGCACATATGGATACATTGCACCAG AGCTCGCTTATACAATGGAAGTTACAGAAAAATGTGATGTGTATAGTTTTGGAGTGATAGCAATAGAAGTGATTAAAGGAAAGCATCCAGGCGATATAATCTCTGCTCTATTGTCCCATTTAACAAGTGAGAGCATGCTGGTGAAAGATATTCTGGACCAACGACTTCCACTTCCTCCTCCTGAAGTTGAGGAGCAAGTGATGACCATTGTAAAGCTAGCAACTGCTTGCTTACATGTCAATCCACGATCTAGGCCATCCATGCACATGATTTCCCAGACGT
- the LOC123228849 gene encoding serine/arginine-rich splicing factor SC35-like isoform X1, with the protein MSHFGKSGPPDIRDTYSLLVLNITFRTTADDLFPLFDKYGKVVDVFIPRDRRTGDSRGFAFVRYKYADEAQKAVDKLDGRVVDGREIMVQFAKYGPNAERMPFVYLSPCCLIFFSHKGRIVETSSKAAGRSGSRSPRPRYRDEYRDRDKDYRKRSLSRSRDRYDRDRYSERERDHRCRSMSRSSSPDHRRHSGRGRYNEERRSRSRSYGSASPSRHNPDSKRAPFQHKTQRDESPVGHNPKEHSPALKTVSPHGRRSVSPSPSLQRTNGHEA; encoded by the exons ATGTCGCATTTTGGGAAATCAGGACCTCCAGACATCAGAGACACTTACTCACTCCTCGTCCTTAATATCACTTTCC GCACCACCGCGGATGACCTCTTTCCTCTCTTCGACAAGTACGGGAAGGTCGTCGACGTCTTCATTCCCCGGGACCGAAG GACTGGTGACTCGAGAGGTTTTGCTTTCGTTCGGTACAAGTATGCGGACGAGGCTCAAAAGGCTGTGGACAAGCTTGATG GGAGAGTTGTGGATGGAAGAGAAATTATGGTTCAATTCGCCAAGTACGGTCCAAATGCCGAGCGAAT GCCATTTGTTTATTTGAGTCCTTGctgcttaatttttttcagtCATAAAGGGAGGATAGTTGAGACATCTTCAAAAGCAGCAGGCCGGTCAGGAAGCCGCAGTCCTCGTCCAAG gtATAGGGATGAATATAGGGACAGGGACAAAGATTATAGGAAGAGAAGCCTTAGTAGAAGCAGGGATAGATATGATCGTGACAGATACAGTGAGAGGGAAAGAGATCATCGCTGCCGAAGCATGAGCCGCAGCTCTAGTCCTGATCATCGAAGGCATTCTGGGAGAGGCAGATATAATGAAGAGAGACGCAGTCGAAGCCGATCTTATGGAAG TGCCTCCCCTAGTCGGCATAATCCTGATTCTAAGAGGGCCCCTTTTCAACATAAGACTCAGAGAGATGAAAGTCCTGTTGGACACAACCCTAAAGAACACTCCCCTGCTCTGAAAACTGTGTCACCACATGGTCGGCGCTCTGTTTCTCCAAGTCCATCTCTGCAGAGAACCAATGGTCAT GAAGCATGA